The DNA region CGTACGATGACCGGGCGCGCGGGCGCGAAGGGCAGGCCGAGTTCCTGGGGCGGTCCCCGGTGATTGCGCAGCGCCTCGGCGAGACCGTCCGTATCGGTCTCGGTCTCCAGGGCGACGGATACGCATTCCATGTGGCCGTCCTGGACATGGACCCGGTTGCACTGCGCGCTGACGACGATCCCGGCATGCTCGATCCGGTTATCCCTGAACCTGCCCAACAGCTTCAGGGTTTCCCGCTCCATCTTGTCTTCTTCTTCCCCGATGTAGGGCAGCACGTTATCCAGGATCTCGAGGGAGGGGACGCCTGGATATCCTGCCCCGGACAGGGCCTGCAGGGTGGTGACCGCGACCTGCCGTATGCCGAAGCGTTCGACGATGGGCTTAAGCGCCATCGTAAGTCCGATGGTGGAGCAGTTCGGATTGGTCGCGATGAACCCGCGGCCATACCCCCTGCGTCTGCGCTGATAGTCGATGATCGCGCAATGGTCCCCGTTGACCTCGGGAACGAGCAGCGGCACGTCCTCGTCCATGCGGTGGTTCTTCGAATTGCTGACGACGGCGTAGTCGGCCGCCGCAAAGGCCGCCTCGATCGGACCGGCCACCGCGGAATCCAGGCCCGAG from Gemmatimonadota bacterium includes:
- the asd gene encoding aspartate-semialdehyde dehydrogenase: MSTNEIKVGVLGATGAVGQRFVQLLEGHPWFRISAVAASERSAGKPYAEAVTWRLDTPVPETVRAMPVALCEPGLDCDLVFSGLDSAVAGPIEAAFAAADYAVVSNSKNHRMDEDVPLLVPEVNGDHCAIIDYQRRRRGYGRGFIATNPNCSTIGLTMALKPIVERFGIRQVAVTTLQALSGAGYPGVPSLEILDNVLPYIGEEEDKMERETLKLLGRFRDNRIEHAGIVVSAQCNRVHVQDGHMECVSVALETETDTDGLAEALRNHRGPPQELGLPFAPARPVIVRDEPDRPQPRMDRDAENGMAVTVGRIRPCPVLDMKFVVLSHNTVRGAAGTAILNAELLRTQGYLD